The genomic DNA CGCCTGGGGCGAGTCGCTGTCGGCATCAGTTGAGGCGAAGATGGATAAGCTTGAGGAGTTTGTGTTGGGGGAGATTGAGGTGGGCGTGAGGGCGGTTGGGGCTGGGGGAGTTGTAGGTTAGGAACATTGGCCAATATTCAGATATTGTTTTAAACTTGACGTATGGTTGTAGGAAATATTAATATTATCGTAACTACGCAGCCCGTTAACAGAGGGCGATAGAACTCCGGGACGAAAGGATTACCTTCCAGGGCGGGTTTTATAGTATCAAGTATGGGAATAGAATTCTTCCTGGCCGTAGAGACATAGTCCCTGATACGGCAGGATATTTTAGCGCCCTGGTCGCGGTGGAAAATACGGACCTTTTGGGCGGGGTTATTTACTTTTCAAAACTTAGTTGGTATGCTTGCGCTGGTGATGCCTTGTGGATAAACAAATTATAAATCTGGATGGAAGACCTACTGAGATAACGCTGCAATCAATTCCTCTTGAAAGAATCGTCTTAGATATTAACAATCCGAGAATCCAGTACCATCTAGACACAAGAATTAAGAATAAAGTAACTGTTGATCAAGTTAAATTTGCACTCGTTGAAAGCAATGAGCAGTACGAGAAACTAAGAGATCATATCGAATGCAATGGTGGTATCTACAATCCAATATGGGTTGTAGAAGCTGGAGAATATTATCTAGTTATAGAGGGGAATACTCGCTCGTTAGTCTATGAGGAGTTATCCGAAAAGTATGTTAACGACCCCAAATGGCAACATATAAAAGCTTATGTTCTGCCCGAGAAGATTGATAAATTCAAGATTAATTTCATAAGACTTGAATCACATCTTTTTGGGCCAACACCTTGGGATGCTTACGATAAAGCGCGGGAACTATATCGCCTTCATTCTGAAGAAGACTATACAATAAAAAGGCTTGAGCAATTAACCAAGCTTACGCAATCGGATGTTAAGAACCATATCCAAGCATATATGGATATGGAGGAACAATATTTACCATATCACAATAAACCCACTGAACGCCTTAAGTTTAGTTACTTTGTAGAGTTTCGAAAAAACAAAGGTCTACGCAAGCTTATGAAGGAAGGTAAAGTAACATTGCCGGAGTTTTGTGATTGGGTTGGACAAGGTAAATTTAACCGAGGTGAAAATGTTCGTAAGCTCGCATTAGTTCTAAATGATGATGAGTCTCACCAAGCTTTAATAGACGATGATTTTCAGGCGGCATTAGATCAACTTGAGCAAAAGAATCCGGCAGCAAAGTCGAAACTATTCGAAAAGATAGACGACGTTATTAATGGCATTTCGAGCATGCCTTTTGAAGAGGTTTTCGATATTAAAAGAGGATTTCAGCCAGCTAAGACTGAGATGCTAAAGAAACTTGATAGTGTTGTTGCGGATTTCCTTAAGCAGATCGGATGTAAAGACTAGATGGCATCCCAAAAGCATCAATTTATAGTGGGGCTTGTTATCAAAAAGATAAGGCAAGCTGGTTATGAAATAACTGCTGTTGATGGAAAATACCCTGGCCTATTAGGTGACAAGCTCCCAACACCTCCAACAGTCTTAAGGCATAGACCGGATGTTGTTGGAATCAATGAAGCAGGACAAGTCTGTATTGGTGAAGCTAAGACTGAGGAAGATGCTTTTAGCAAACGAACCATAGAACAAATAGATGATTTTTCGATGTTGGAGTTAAATGGGTTCCTTTGTGAACTGACCATTGGAGTGCCTGCAGATATCAAAACAGCGTTTGTGTCATTATTAAGAAGCTATGGTTTTATAAGCCGCAAAAATATCAATGTGTTCTATGTGCCGAGTGAGATTATAAGTGATAAGACAACAAAATTTTGAGCCAAAAACTAAAGCTCTTGAGCATCAAATAGAGGCTATCGACTATATAGCTAAGACACCAACAGTTGCCTTATTTGATGAGCAAGGCCTTGGAAAATCTAAAATTATCATTGATGCGATGGCTCAGTCTATGAAAGCTGGAGATATTGAAGGCGTTCTAGTTATCGCACCAATGTCTTTGCTTTACATATGGGAGGCTGAAGTTGCCAAGCATTCATTCTTGCTGCCAGTTGTTTTAAAAGGCAGTAAGCGCGAGAAAAAATATCGCTTCTTAACCGGTGCTAATTTTTATATTACTAACTACGAAGCGGTTGTTGCTGAGTATGAGCGCTTTAGAAGATTCTGTAAAAGCCGAAAAGTAGCTATTGTATTGGACGAATCAGCAAGGATAAAAGACCCCTCAACAAAGACTGCTCAGGCACTTTTTGATCTCGCTAATTTCTCGGTTAAGCGAGTTATTGCAACCGGTACACCTGTCGCAAACAAGCCTCAAGACCTATGGGCGCAGTATTTCTTTTTAGATAATGGTCAACTGCTCGGCGATAATTTCAATGATTTTAAATCAAAGACGAATGAAAAACTTACAGGTTATGTTGAAGAGTTAGAACAAATTAAGGGATTAATAAAAGCCAATTCCATAAGGCGGCGAAAGGATGATGTGCTTGAGCTGCCAGAGCGAATATTCAGGAATATATATGTAGACTTAGAAGATGAACAAAAAAATATTTATGAAACCTGTAGTCGGGAACTCTTAGTTGAGATGAGCAATTTAGATGGACGAGTAATCATTGACCAAATAGATAATATCCTAAAGAAATTACTACGGCTAACTCAAATCGCCAGCAATCCATGGTTACTTGATAAAAACTACGAAGAAACCCCTGCAAAATTCAAGCAACTTGATAGGTTAATTGTAGAAACTCTATCAAATCATGAGAAATTGATCGTTTGGTCGTGTTTTGTTGATAATATAAAAGTATTGTCAAGCCGTTATAAATCATACAAACCTCTTATTATCTATGGGCAGGTTTCAGTAGAAGACCGCGCACTTATTGTGTCGAAGTTTCAGGAAAGTGAGAAGAACAGAATTCTTATAGCGAACCCAGCGGCGGCAAGGGAGGGCTTTACTTTAACGAGAGCCAATACCGCAATTTACCTAGATAGAAATTTTAGTTTAGTTGATTATCTACAGTCACAGGATCGGATTTATAGAATTGGGCAAACGAAACCTTGTACTGTTTATAAGCTTCTTGCACGGAATACATTAGATGAGTATATCGACCTAGTGATTGATCTTAAATCCAGGATTGCAGGTTTTCTGCAGTCGGACAAAGAAGGGTTAGGGCACGACACACTTGACCTGCTACTCAACAAGAAAGAATTGCTAAGAGCGCTTGGAGGATAATCATGGTTCGGCAGAATATGATGGTGCAAGGACGAAAAATCAGTTATGAAATTAAAGATATGGATATCTATGATCTTGAGTATTACATAGAAAACCCACGCATTAACTATATCGTCAGCAAAAAACCTACGAGTGAACGGTCACAAGAGTTCATAGAATCTCAGCTCCTAAGCTATGATGCTACGAAGGATTTAATTGTTGACCTTAGACGCAATCATGGTTTACTTGACGAAGTCTACGTTGTAGGCAACAAAGTAGTTGAAGGCAATACCCGACTCGCGGCCTTCAGGAAAATACATAAACAAACCCAAGACGAGAAATGGCGTTATATTAAAGCCAGGATTTTGCAGGATGATATAACAGACAAAGAATTATTTTTCATACTCGGCACCTTTCATATCAAAGGTAAAAAAGAGTGGGACGCGTATGAAAAGGCAGCATATATCCATAGGGCAATAAAAGAGCTTGGCATGAGCCATGAAGAAGTTGGGCAGCAGCTAGGCCACAATAAGCAAACCATTGATGCTATGCTAAAAGCTCATGAGGCGATGACGCAAAAGTATTTACCAAGAAACTCTCAAGGTGAGGAAGTCGAGTTAGCTGGTCAGCAGCGCGATAAGCTAAAGAAATACAGCTATTTTGAAGCTTTCTATAGGGACAAAGACCTTGTTAAAAGAACCACGGAAGCCCCCGGCTTTGAAGACGAATTCGTTGAGATTGTAACAGAGGGAAGGCTACCTAATGCCCAGGCTGTTAGGGACTTAGCTAAAATCCTTAAGAATAAGAAAGCATGTAGAGTTTTTCTAAACGAAGAACCAGAAGATGCTTTCGAAGCAGCTAAAAACGCTCTTTATATAGATAAACCAGAGCAGGTTGATGCTTTTTATATTCAAGTAAGAAAATTTAAAGATTTAATCAACAGTTCAAGTTTTCAGGAAATAAAAGATGAATTGTCTGGTGACGATAGGTCTTGTAAGAGCAGAAAACACCAATTGATGGATTGCTATAAGACGCTAAAGAGATTTTGCAAAGAAGTGGGTTTAGATGTTAAATGAGCAAAACTAAAAAATCGATAAAAATACTGCTAGTGGAGCCTGATTATAGGAATAAATACCCTCCACTGGGATTGATGAAAATAGCAGCCTTCCATAAACAAAAAGGTCATGATGTTCGGTTTGTGAAAGGGTGCGATTCCGAGA from Actinomycetota bacterium includes the following:
- a CDS encoding DEAD/DEAH box helicase → MIRQQNFEPKTKALEHQIEAIDYIAKTPTVALFDEQGLGKSKIIIDAMAQSMKAGDIEGVLVIAPMSLLYIWEAEVAKHSFLLPVVLKGSKREKKYRFLTGANFYITNYEAVVAEYERFRRFCKSRKVAIVLDESARIKDPSTKTAQALFDLANFSVKRVIATGTPVANKPQDLWAQYFFLDNGQLLGDNFNDFKSKTNEKLTGYVEELEQIKGLIKANSIRRRKDDVLELPERIFRNIYVDLEDEQKNIYETCSRELLVEMSNLDGRVIIDQIDNILKKLLRLTQIASNPWLLDKNYEETPAKFKQLDRLIVETLSNHEKLIVWSCFVDNIKVLSSRYKSYKPLIIYGQVSVEDRALIVSKFQESEKNRILIANPAAAREGFTLTRANTAIYLDRNFSLVDYLQSQDRIYRIGQTKPCTVYKLLARNTLDEYIDLVIDLKSRIAGFLQSDKEGLGHDTLDLLLNKKELLRALGG